The Fusarium oxysporum f. sp. lycopersici 4287 chromosome 1, whole genome shotgun sequence DNA segment NNNNNNNNNNNNNNNNNNNNNNNNNNNNNNNNNNNNNNNNNNNNNNNNNNNNNNNNNNNNNNNNNNNNNNNNNNNNNNNNNNNNNNNNNNNNNNNNNNNNNNNNNNNNNNNNNNNNNNNNNNNNNNNNNNNNNNNNNNNNNNNNNNNNNNNNNNNNNNNNNNNNNNNNNNNNNNNNNNNNNNNNNNNNNNNNNNNNNNNNNNNNNNNNNNNNNNNNNNNNNNNNNNNNNNNNNNNNNNNNNNNNNNNNNNNNNNNNNNNNNNNNNNNNNNNNNNNNNNNNNNNNNNNNNNNNNNNNNNNNNNNNNNNNNNNNNNNNNNNNNNNNNNNNNNNNNNNNNNNNNNNNNNNNNNNNNNNNNNNNNNNNNNNNNNNNNNNNNNNNNNNNNNNNNNNNNNNNNNNNNNNNNNNNNNNNNNNNNNNNNNNNNNNNNNNNNNNNNNNNNNNNNNNNNNNNNNNNNNNNNNNNNNNNNNNNNNNNNNNNNNNNNNNNNNNNNNNNNNNNNNNNNNNNNNNNNNNNNNNNNNNNNNNTTCGAAATGTCTTCGATTGGGCCTCAATTACCGCCGCACCTATCGAAACGGAAGCGCACAcctgatgatgaagcctcAAACTCCAGCAAACACCGTCGCAGCGAATCTCCAGCAAAGAACACAGATGAGATTGACCTAGAAGACTCGGACGATGATTATGGTCCCAGCGCACCTTTACCGCCCAAAGCACCCGTCGGCCCAGCTTTACCGGCATCGAATAAGGACGAGATAGATCTCGAGTCTGATTCCGAATCTGATACAGGCccagcaccaccaaagccCACCGTTGGGCCTGCGCCACCTCCCGCCGATATTTCGCAACGCCCAGCAACATCTCCCGACTCAGATTCAGACTCCGAAGATGACTACGGCCCTGCACTACCAGGCTCAGTCAAAGCGAACAAACCCACGATAGGGCCACAGCTTCCATCCGCTGAACCAGCACCCCAGCGCGACTCGTGGATGCTTGCGCCCCCCACAGCATCGGGCTACTCAGAGCGCGACCCAACCAAGATGCGCAATCGTAAATTCGCTTCCAAGCCAGCGTCGTCTTCTGGTCCCTCGACTGTATCGACAATATGGACTGAAACCCCTGaagagaagctgaagagactgCAAGACTCGGTACTAGGACGCGCCGACAAGAATACAGACACAGCACCGAAGCTAGGGAAGTCtcaggaagaggaagaacgGAATCGTAGAATTGCAGCAAATATTGAATCGCAGCGAGGTAAAAGTCTATACGCAGAGCATCAGGGGCGAAGAGAAAAGGAAGGTCAAagggttgaggaggaggaggatgatcCCAGTAAGCGGGGATTTGACCGAGAAAAGGATATGGCTCTGGGTGGAAAGATCGGCACGGCGCAAAGGAGAGAGTTGATGAACAAAGCTGCTGATTTTGGTGGCAGGTTTTCAAAGGGATCTTTCCTCTAGCATGTGGACGATAGATCTCTGGGATTCTAAGACAAGAAACTAGATcaagacttcttcttcttctttttttttttttttttttttttttgaaaTGAAACTCATAAAGCACAGCTTTTCGACCAGCTTTCTACATCAATCGCCTACCAACAGTAGATAATTGAATCATTCAAAATCTAGGAATAGCTTCAAAGCGTTTATAAGATGAAAAACGGCTAGCCATATTCACCCATCAGAGACGGTGTTTCAATTAATACAAATTACCTATGGCTTAGCctttatttctattattcACCATCCCTAGGTACCTAGTCAGGAGCAAAGTGTGTATGCAGATGGAACAAATATTCTATTGCGCCATCTAACTATCAAAGACCCAGAACCCATAAACTCCGCCGCTCCGTTCCCGTCCAGCTAAAAGCCATGTTTTCTAGCCCAATGCAAATACAATAGCTGTCTTACAGATAGACAATCCCCAGAGAGTATTGGTGATTCCTCCCTCCGCACTACCTACGCCATCATTGCCTCTATGGCCTGCGAAGCATGATACGACCACGCACGCCGCCTCAGGGGTATATATAGCTCGCCGAGCCTATACGTCCGTCCTCACTCTCACCCGGATATACACCTCACCGACCTGCTGTCGCCCCACGTATATGTCATGCGGTATAAAATAAATGCTGTGTCGTCAAAAGTCAATTCCTTTATGATGTCGAGATTCGTGACGGTTGTGCCCAGCACCTCATGCTGGGGAAAAATGAGAGAAAACCATCGCTAAAAAACAGTCGCGTACTTTACGTAAGAATAAAAGTCAGGTACACATCATTACGTGGCAGCAGGTGTGCGGTTCGCCGCTTCAAGTTGTGATGGTGTTACAGTCTCAGAACCATTCTGGTTATCTTGGGCTTGTCGCCTTCGACCGAAACGCAGAGCACCTCGAACAGACGACAAGACACCACCATTTGATGTTTGAGTAACTTCTGGTGTTTGGTGAGCCTGTTCCGGCTGTTGGACAGGCTCCTGCTCAGCTGCGGCGTCTCCCGTCCGACGTCGACGACTGGCGGGGGCTGGAGTTTCGTTGCGGCCATTACGGGGACCCCTGATCCATGCAGAGCGGATCGCAGCAGGGAGACCAAAGCGTGGGTTATTCCGGGGATCAAAGCTTGAACCGTTGTTGGCACCAGCTTCGTTGGCAGCATCAGGAGCAGGCCGAGGCTTAGGAACATAGTAGTCGGCCTTGCAAAGCGGGCAGCAAGCTCGTCGACTTGTCAGCCAAGGGTCAACACAGACGGCATGGAAAGCATGGCCGCAAGTCAATCCGCGAacgtcgtcatcgtcttccagTGTGTCAATGCAAATAGCACATGTATCACCCGGGTTCTCGAGGCACTCGGGTGGCAGAGCGCCATCAATGTggtcatcctcatcgtcggtCTCCTCACTAGAGATTCGCTGAAGTCGGTTGTTGTTTGCTGTCTGTTCGGTTGAGGTTTGGCCTTCAGTTGTCTTGGGTGTTTCCTTTGGCTTCTCAGTCTCGGGCACAACAGCTGTGGCGGCAATTTCGGGTGCCGATGTTTCGGTGGCATTGCTTGCTCCCGTTGTCTCTCCCTGTCCATTCGTCTTTGGTACGGTGGTCGCCGGTTGCTCGTCGGTCGAATCGCGTACCTTTGCTGAAAAGTCTGGCACAATTCCATCCGCCTCTCGAATACTGTTAGGTCGAGTAGGAGGTGCAGAAACGCCACCGGTTGTAGGAAGACCCTCCTTTGCGCGATCGGAAACCCATGTTTTGTACTTCATCATCGGGAACTTGTCGTTGACTTCGTCCATAgtcatcaacttcttctcgcgGCGTCTGCGATGAGGTCGAGGCATGTTTTCAAGGGTGATAGgctcgccatcttcattcATTCGCATTTGTCGATTTCGAGCGTTATAACGGAAGCAATATTTAACACCAACGATGATCCTGAGATAGACTGGTAGAGCCTTTTCAAGATATGGCCCAGCCATCGCCATTGGACGACGCCAGATGTGAATGTGTAAGCCAAGTCTCACCATAAGTTTGTAAAGACAACACCGAAACCTAAAGCaacaaagaagagaagaggcgAGTTCGACCCGCCTCCgttgtctttcttctcattTCCGCTGTCTGTCGTCTCGGCAGCTGCGTGAGAGGTCGTCGATGAGGGATCTTCCGCGGCGGCAGCGCGAATGACGACATGAGTGACCTCGGTCAGAATTTGATTAACGGCGACCATCTTTGCTTTCGGGCAAATGCCAGAATAAATGCTGAGCAGTGAGGCTGGCTCGAATTAACTCGCGGGCTTCCGTGCGGGTACCATGGACCGTTCAAGAACAAACGCTCGCAAATGCAGGGCGGCAAATAATGCACGGGCAAAGGCaattaaagttaataattGCCAACCCTCAGCAATCGCCCTCTAAATGCAGAAAATGCGATGTCTGTGATATGAATCTCCCTTTCTTCacagaagaaggagaagataCTCGACTTGAAGTGAGTAGTTGAGGTGAGAATAGCCGGGAGGGCGAAGGTGGAGTGGCAGAacaggcaaggcaaggcaaagcaagagaagagacagaTCCAACGGCAGGTGCGAAAGTGGCCGCGTAAAGGAtaaaaagagaaggaaggagCCCAAAGGAATGGGGGACGGGGCGAGCGAAACCGGGCCGGGGGGCAGCGACAGATGATGATTGGCTGTGTCTATCTAGTGGGTGGAGCTCAAGCCGTGAGGGGCACTGTGAGCCGGTACCTCTATAGTTGCAAAACTTAGACCACTTTGAGGGCTAGAGGCTAAAAAGACACGGCGCGGGCTGGAGAAATCCTGGAGAGGCCCTGGCTACTGCTCTACGCTGGAGCTAGTGGAGGTGGAGAGAACTGGACCTGCTGAAAGAGGGACGCCGCTGCCGGTTCCAATTGGAGTAGAAGCCTTGACAGGGGGATTCAGTGGGTGGAACTGACGGGGTGATTTGTCTGTGGCTGGAACGTCGATTGAGTGAGTTGGTGTGCTGAGTTTTGAGTGCGAGGTTGGCGGTTTGGGGGTGATGGGGGGAGGTGGTTGGTCGGAAAGATTGCCCGTTTAGAGGATTACGAGACGTTCGATAGATATCGCGTGTAATTGTTTGAGTTGAAGATCCTCAACGGATGTGAGTTAAATGAGCATAGACTTGGCCTGAATCAAGACGTGCGACAAATTGAAGAGATGAATGAGGTAGGTGATGGATAACCACGAGATAATGAGTAAATGGCGTGTCAAAGCTCAAAAGTCATTGGGATACCGGTATTTAAGAGGAACTGTATGTCTGAAAATGCCATGATCGATTAGATCTATAAGGGTCCAGAGGTCAACGGAGGCATCCGTTAAACCTTGCCTTGTTGCATTTACAATACAATAAGCGGTTTTGTTCCGTATTCGCGGGCGTATTTAACGCAATACGCTTGCTTCACTCTGGCGCTCAAATCCGTGATCCGTGGCGCAGTCCGCGGGGGACGATGAAGATAGAAGCGCAGTAAGTGGATATCACAGAGTGTCATTCAAGCGCACGGGGACTCTGACCAGGGGTTACTCTGAGCTGCTGGGCTTTGTTCATTTTTGGGAATCTTGATTAGACTTTTCTTGTCTTATGAGACAGGGCAGGTTTCTGAGACGGGATGAACAAGATTAACCACTACCAAGAGTCTGGAAGCCTGGTTACAATTGACAGATCCGACTCACGTTACGGTTTCACTTTAAGCATCCTGTCAGCTCTACTCAAGTCTaaatcaactccagatgCAGTCATCTCACTGTAGTTCACTGCCGATAACAATTTCAACAGTTACCAAATATTAAACTTCGCCACAGTAACATGCCGTTCGCAAATTTCCGAGTCACCGGTTTGCGCCGTTGAAGCGTTATAGGGTACTGGCTTTGGCCGCTCAGAAAGCTttgtttatttatttatccttttttGCTTGCTTTTGGAGGCCCAAAACTTTGGCCGGATATTGACAAGCATCACAGCGCTTCCTACCGAAACGGCTCCACTTGTTGCCGACTTAATTCGTCTCAGCCCGGCCCGCATCACGGAGCTCCTTGTTTCTGAGCCGCTCCACTAAGATCGTCATCGGCAAAAAGAAGGATAGTAATTAATGCGAAAATGTTTAAAGAAATCGCTCTTTGAAAGGTTTCGAGGTAACATAAggccaaaaaaaaaaaggggggggggggggggggggccAAGGTTTTTAACAGTGAAGATGTTTAGACTGTCACCTGTGGGCTCCGCCCAAAGGGGGCAAACAAAGAAAAACAACTCAGCCCGTGCCATACAGAAAGATGGAGAGACCATTTTAATATTTGGGCCTCCTGTGGCTGAAAAAGGCACACAAAAAATCACAGGCCCTCCGCAATGTGGGGGAGAAAAAGCCGTGGGGGCTATATGAAAACCCCAGATATTAAGGGAATCTCCGCAAATTCCTTTCTCTCGTAGTGTATCTCTCCAGAAGACAAAATACTTATTTTTAAAGAAAAGTTGCTTGCAGAAGGAAGGGTCATTTGAAAAATACCCCGGATGGAAGGAGTCTAACATGAGCGGCGACCTACAACCGACTCAAAGCAGACCACGGGAAAGCGGTGAAGCAGTGGGGAGAGGGAGATGTTATGATAAAAGAAGAGTGTCAAAACAAAACGATTTGGAATCGCGACAGCTATGTTGAACACCCTCACCAGATGGGGAGCATCTCGAGAGCCGACcgagagagagagggagaggaagtGACAATGAGTGTAGAGGAAGCTAACACCGGCCACCCAGCGAGAGATAGAATAGGATGTGTTATGGCTGTTGTAAGCATTTCTGGGAAATAGAGATATTCCTACCTTCATCATGGGGCTATGCTTTGATTATTATCTGTTCTANNNNNNNNNNNNNNNNNNNNNNNNNNNNNNNNNNNNNNNNNNNNNNNNNNNNNNNNNNNNNNNNNNNNNNNNNNNNNNNNNNNNNNNNNNNNNNNNNNNNTTCTCATGAAGACAACAACTCAATTCGAATGACAATGTTCCTGCAGTAGGGAAGTGCCATTGTACGACACAACCCTCGATCGAATGGCTCTCATGCAATCGTCAACCCATCACAGGCCTCCAATGCAGGCCTCGGGTGACAGCTGTCTCAAGACTGGGGATACGGCAATCTTTAAACAAACAAGAGAACATCAAAACAAAGCAGTTTGATAATACGACAAGACTTATTGAAGCAACCTCCAGCGATGCTGAAACACTTCAAGATGCACAACACCAAGAGAGAAAGTCGACATGTACACTACAGTGCATCACGTTAAGCTCTCACACGGCTCCCTAGCGTCGATTTGACTTGTGTGGGTTGTGCCTTTGGGATGGTCTTACAGGGATAATGTGCTGCACCCCATCCTCTCTGGCGGGTCTTGGCTTACTGGCTATCGTCTTGGCTTGTGGCGATTGGATCCTAAATGCCTCGCTGTGATGCATTAACGCTCTGACAGGAAGAAGGTCAGCGGGGTTTGAGCCTCAAACAACCGGAATCTGCGGGAGGCTCGGCTGCAACGGGTTCGTTGGTccttttttgtttttgttttttaCCTCAATTTTCAATCGTTGAAGAAGTTTCTTGTGTCCTCGTGCCTCATGCCTCGTCATGGTTTATCAGGTCATTGCTTCGTGTGTGTTCCGCGCATCCCGGTAGTTGGTGCTTGATTCATGATGGGGCTATGACGCAGTCACTGAAacgtaaaaaaaaaaatgcCTCGAGACAGTTGTGAATATCTTTGtctaggggaggcaagatAACTGAGGACCTTTATACCAAGTGACAAATATAACTAATCTAAAGCCCCTCTAAGCttatactaaacttacctaaatctttttgtcacttagaatagaggtcctaagtttttTTGCTCCTTGAGGCTTGTCAGACATCAAAGCAAAAGCCAAAGATCCACGTAAGATCTTCGCTGGTTGACGTTACTTGCTAAAACCCAGAACTCCCCAGCCTCAGAGAAGAATCAACTACCGAGATGGGGGGATGTCGTCGTCAACACCAGGCTGTGCAGATATATCCCATGTAAATGCATTCAATTCTGTTAAGGTGAATTACAAATACCAGAGTCTATGATGTCTACACCATGAGGCTATGTTGTCTTGGCTCTCGATCTTAACATCGACCGCATAGCAATCGCCATCACTGATATGCTTGTCAAATCATACTGATATGCTCAAAACCTCACTGTCAGTGTCTCTCCAATCCTTTCTACTTGTGTCAAATCACGGATGGATGGACCCTGACTCTTGCTGCATGAGCATCGATATCCTTAGTCAGACGTTTTGACGATCAGAACGTTCCTATCGATTTGGCTTGTTCGGAAGCTTTTGACGAGATGCACACTAAATTGCATGTGCTTTGACGAATCAGTGGTGAGCCCAGGTAGACTTCAGCCATAGATCTTAGGGTAACGGCAAGGCCGTTACTGGCTTTCCAAGATCCTGGGTGATGCTTAGCTTGAGAAACATTGATACAGAAGTCTGAGTTGTGATACTCTGAAATTGTTAGAACCTGAGGTCTATGAATCAGATAGACACATCAGACATTAGAGAAGGCCATTCAATTTGAATCCATTTCACTACCCCTCAGCTGTCGTAACTCTTTCacttggctttggcttggcTCTGGCGTGCCCAGAAGGCGTCGAATGGCTTCATAGACCTGAACCCCGGATGCCACCCCCGCTTTCCTTAGTTGATGGCCTGGTCGAGATGCATCATGGGGTACTTTAgcggaggtggtggtgttAGATCTGGATCCGAAGCCAAAGACGTACGATACTCCTAAAAATGAATATTTTCAATACTTTATCCTGTCTCAGTCTTGACCGCTGCAGTCGTGAAACGGATTTACCTAAAGAATAACCTGGAAGTATTAGCAATAATAGAAACTGAAAGAGCCTGGTTGAGCACCTTATCGTTCCTTCTCAAGTTGATCAACCAATCATAGATCCCCAACCTTCCTCCACACTGCCTTCCTAATTGGGAACTTAGACAGCTCCACACTAAAACACAGCAAGAAACAGGCCGCCCGATTAACGCTGCATTTCACACCGTCTAAAACATCTTGACAAAAACGTATAACAACTTCGACTAATCACACAATCCCTCAAAATGCCTCCTACAAAGCTCCCCGAGTCTGGAAACCCTCTGTAAGTCCCGCCAAACCTCTCAGAATAGAGTGGCGGTGCATTATACTTCTACCCTGGTGATTCGAGGTGGAGAGACGATGCACCTCGCAGCGCAGTTTTGAGTCAGCTCCCCAATAGAAGAGGGTGTGTGTGGGCTGACCTTTGCCTGGTTGTTTATAGTGTCTTTCTTGACATTACTCTCGGAGGTTAGTCTTCCCGTGTGCTCTCCGAAGACGGAGCATATCACTGCCGAAAGTGAGGCTATTCCCAGTGATCTGCGGAACAGGCCACGATGACCCTGTCGATATCATTGTTGACTACGGGCACCCAACCAATGTTCTCCATTCAAACTAACAATATTAGGTGAACCTCTTGGCCGCATCCAGATCGAACTCTTTAAGGATGTCGTACCAAAGACAGCTGAGAACTTCCGCCAGTTCTGCACCGGCGAGAGCAAGAACAGTGCCGGCCGTCCTCAGGGCTACAAGGGCTCCAAGTTCCACCGCATAGTGAGTTTCGTATCTCCGATGACAGGTGCAATCATGGACTAACCTGAGGAACAGATCCCAAACTTCATGTGCCAAGGTGGTGACTTTCTCAATAACGATGGTTCAGGATCGACCTGCATTTGGGGCTACAAGAACTTTGAAGACGAGAACTTCACTCTCAAGCATGATCAGCCTGGCCTCCTATCGATGGCTGTGCGTGACATACCCCCTGCTTCTATGAAATTGCCACTGACAGATTAATAGAACGCTGGACCTAATACCAATGGTTCTCAATTCTTCATCACAACTGTTCCCACACCTTTCCTCGATAACAAGCATGTCGTCTTTGGCAAGGTCGTCGACGGCATGGACGTGGTaaagaagatggaggctACCAAAACTGGCTATGCTGCCCCGGATAGACCGAACCTCGACGTAGTCATCTCCCAGTGTGGTGAAATGTAAACGTTCATGGTGTTGCCGGCTTTGTGGAGTGCCTCTTGTTGGAAGACACAAGGAGATACGGGACTGTAAAACACGATCTGGTGCTGGGGAGGCCGAGATCTGGATCAGTAGAGATACCATCCCGAATACACATCTCGATGTGCCCCTAGCTCGGCGCTTTTCATGTCTTGCTTTGTTACACTCGTGTCTCTCGAGGTAAATTATATGCAGCTTGTATCACAAATCATGGCCCGGCATCTGATATCATCCTCCTTATACCAGAAGTTGGGTCTTGAGAATCCTAAGACATAGAAAGTGTAGGAATTCATGGACATCATTCCAAACTATCTGCCATGAAACGATTAGTCACACGACCGAGTTGACGATATGCTGGTGAGCCAGCCTCAAAGCCTCCCGGAATGACTCTCACCACACCGTGTCAGAGTGACTGCCGAGATGATCATATTACAGTCCACGTTAACACATTCACAAGCACAACAAACACGTTTCACTTCACTAAACACAGAAATCGATGCGAACTGTTTTGGAATTTTTATCTTAAACTTTGATTCCTTAGATTCCCACGTACCCATCGCCCACTGGCAAAGCACCCAACCAAAAGCAAAATCATAAC contains these protein-coding regions:
- a CDS encoding peptidyl-prolyl cis-trans isomerase H, whose protein sequence is MPPTKLPESGNPLVFLDITLGGEPLGRIQIELFKDVVPKTAENFRQFCTGESKNSAGRPQGYKGSKFHRIIPNFMCQGGDFLNNDGSGSTCIWGYKNFEDENFTLKHDQPGLLSMANAGPNTNGSQFFITTVPTPFLDNKHVVFGKVVDGMDVVKKMEATKTGYAAPDRPNLDVVISQCGEM
- a CDS encoding peptidyl-prolyl cis-trans isomerase H, translating into MPPTKLPESGNPLVFLDITLGGEPLGRIQIELFKDVVPKTAENFRQFCTGESKNSAGRPQGYKGSKFHRIIPNFMCQGGDFLNNDGSGSTCIWGYKNFEDENFTLKHDQPGLLSMAVRDIPPASMKLPLTD